A single Hyperolius riggenbachi isolate aHypRig1 chromosome 12, aHypRig1.pri, whole genome shotgun sequence DNA region contains:
- the LOC137542224 gene encoding zinc finger and SCAN domain-containing protein 30-like isoform X1, whose translation MLANLVIGCVVFFLRLRRGGHRRAMVSSRSGELYERLKVILKEFQRYTETMPGEGHADDSTETRTLPPEQESEAAEVMETESREIPLKDPTTYNSQTGSNIGNASSVADDTESTDFNPFFSNSSDMLQFHTEPDANSELEALCHPSAYNHTERRGMDDKPYGCKYCIRRFAHSSSLYRHQKSHITTELYKCKQCEKAFTSPSNLNLHSRIHAGMKPYECSDCGKRFTRKFGLHQHVKSHSQEKLYICSHCGKSYADYFFLLKHQQMERASVPYP comes from the exons ATGCTGGCCAATCTCGTAATAGGCTGCGTTGTCTTCTTCCTAAGATTAcggagaggaggacacag GAGAGCAATGGTTAGTAGCAGAAGCGGAGAACTATATGAGAGACTGAAAGTAATCCTGAAAGAATTTCAAAGGTATACAG AAACTATGCCTGGCGAAGGACATGCCGATGATTCCACCGAAACCAGAACATTACCACCAGAACAGGAATCTGAAGCTGCAGAAGTAATGGAAACAGAATCCAGGGAGATACCCTTAAAAGACCCCACAACATATAATTCACAGACCGGCAGCAACATAGGCAATGCTAGTAGTGTTGCAGATGACACGGAAAGCACTGATTTTAATCCATTTTTCAGTAATAGTTCCGATATGCTACAGTTTCATACTGAACCAGATGCTAACAGTGAACTTGAGGCCCTATGTCACCCATCAGCATATAACCATACTGAGAGAAGAGGTATGGATGACAAGCCATACGGATGTAAATATTGCATTCGGAGATTTGCCCACAGCTCTAGCCTCTACCGGCATCAGAAGAGCCACATTACAACAGAGCTTTATAAATGCAAACAGTGCGAAAAAGCCTTCACCAGCCCCTCAAATCTTAATCTACATTCTCGAATTCATGCTGGGATGAAGCCCTACGAGTGTAGTGATTGTGGGAAGAGATTTACGCGGAAATTTGGACTTCACCAACACGTGAAGAGCCACAGCCAAGAGAAGTTATATATCTGTTCCCATTGTGGGAAGAGTTATGCCGACTACTTCTTCCTGCTCAAGCACCAGCAAATGGAAAGGGCGTCTGTACCGTACCCGTAA
- the LOC137542224 gene encoding zinc finger protein 22-like isoform X2 — protein MAQGGFLGARRETMPGEGHADDSTETRTLPPEQESEAAEVMETESREIPLKDPTTYNSQTGSNIGNASSVADDTESTDFNPFFSNSSDMLQFHTEPDANSELEALCHPSAYNHTERRGMDDKPYGCKYCIRRFAHSSSLYRHQKSHITTELYKCKQCEKAFTSPSNLNLHSRIHAGMKPYECSDCGKRFTRKFGLHQHVKSHSQEKLYICSHCGKSYADYFFLLKHQQMERASVPYP, from the exons ATGGCTCAGGGCGGATTTCTAGGGGCTAGAAgag AAACTATGCCTGGCGAAGGACATGCCGATGATTCCACCGAAACCAGAACATTACCACCAGAACAGGAATCTGAAGCTGCAGAAGTAATGGAAACAGAATCCAGGGAGATACCCTTAAAAGACCCCACAACATATAATTCACAGACCGGCAGCAACATAGGCAATGCTAGTAGTGTTGCAGATGACACGGAAAGCACTGATTTTAATCCATTTTTCAGTAATAGTTCCGATATGCTACAGTTTCATACTGAACCAGATGCTAACAGTGAACTTGAGGCCCTATGTCACCCATCAGCATATAACCATACTGAGAGAAGAGGTATGGATGACAAGCCATACGGATGTAAATATTGCATTCGGAGATTTGCCCACAGCTCTAGCCTCTACCGGCATCAGAAGAGCCACATTACAACAGAGCTTTATAAATGCAAACAGTGCGAAAAAGCCTTCACCAGCCCCTCAAATCTTAATCTACATTCTCGAATTCATGCTGGGATGAAGCCCTACGAGTGTAGTGATTGTGGGAAGAGATTTACGCGGAAATTTGGACTTCACCAACACGTGAAGAGCCACAGCCAAGAGAAGTTATATATCTGTTCCCATTGTGGGAAGAGTTATGCCGACTACTTCTTCCTGCTCAAGCACCAGCAAATGGAAAGGGCGTCTGTACCGTACCCGTAA